From a single Arachis hypogaea cultivar Tifrunner chromosome 3, arahy.Tifrunner.gnm2.J5K5, whole genome shotgun sequence genomic region:
- the LOC112772936 gene encoding uncharacterized protein, translated as MTWAIELSQYDLRYEPRHAIKTQAMADFLVEVTGDPTEESSIRWRLHIDGASNQTSRGAGIILKSPVGVVYEQSIKFEFPMSNNQAEYENLLGGLILAKEVRATRDALLQKYQERVKELSKQFKEVTIQHVLREKNTREDLLSKLTSTKPGAGNQSLIQGMIKEPAVTLHLTKIDLTWMDPIANFLENGKLSDDEKMARALRREAAKYVIIQGQLFKKGLSQPLLKCLHPEKTDYVLRVVHEGCYSHHIGGKALARKLIRAGYYWPSMMRDSQEFVRKYVKCQENANFHKALATELMITRFAIPEVVISDNGTQFTDKKFVEFLAGLSIKQKFSSVEHPQTNGQVEAANKVILLGLKKWLEKKKGAWANELASVLWSYCTTVQSSTGETPVRLTYGVDAMIPVEVGEPSPQLLLGGVEEVVQ; from the exons atgacttgggctATCGAGCTATCTCAGTATGACTTGCGGTATGAGCCCAGGCACGCGATTAAGACACAGGCCATGGCCGACTTCTTGGTAGAGGTAACGGGGGACCCGACCGAGGAATCGAGCATAAGGTGGAGGCTCCACATAGATGGGGCCTCCAACCAGACATCTAGAGGTGCCGGGATCATTCTGAAAAGCCCCGTCGGGGTCGTATATGAACAATCAATCAAGTTTGAGTTCCCGATGTCAAACAACCAAGCGGAGTACGAGAACCTCCTGGGTGGCTTAATCCTAGCTAAGGAAGTCAGAGCCACGAG ggACGCACTGTTACAGAAGTACCAGGAGAGGGTCAAAGAGTTAAGTAAACAATTCAAGGAGGTCACGATCCAGCACGTTCTAAGGGAAAAGAACACACGGGAAGACCTCCTATCCAAGCTAACAAGCACAAAACCAGGAGCCGGCAACCAGTCTCTCATTCAAGGTATGATAAAAGAACCAGCAGTCACCCTCCACCTGACAAAGATAGACCTTACTTGGATGGACCCGATTGCCAACTTCTTGGAAAACGGCAAACTCTCCGATGACGAGAAGATGGCCAGAGCGTTGAGAAGGGAGGCAGCCAAGTATGTGATCATACAAGGCCAGTTGTTTAAAAAGGGACTTAGCCAACCCTTGCTGAAATGCCTACACCCCGAAAAAACGGATTATGTGCTCAGAGTGGTCCATGAGGGGTGCTACAgtcaccacatcgggggcaaagcccttgCAAGAAAGCTCATTAGAGCTGGTTATTACTGGCCATCGATGATGAGAGACTCCCAAGAATTCGTAAGGAAATACGTCAAGTGCCAAGagaacgccaatttccacaaggcccTGGCAACCGAGCTCA TGATAACCCGATTCGCCATCCCCGAGGTCGTCATCTCTGATAACGGGACGCAGTTCACTGATAAAAAGTTTGTAGAGTTCCTTGCTGGTTTGAGCATAAAGCAAAAATTCTCATCTGTTGAACATCCCCAAACGAATGGCCAAGTCGAGGCCGCGAATAAGGTCATCTTGCTAGGCCTCAAAAAGTGgcttgagaagaaaaagggagcaTGGGCTAATGAACTCGCCTCCGTCCTCTGGTCCTACTGCACAACCGTGCAATCGTCCACAGGTGAGACCCCAGTCCGTTTGACATACGGGGTGGATGCTATGATACCCGTGGAAGTCGGCGAGCCGAGTCCACAGTTGCTTCTGGGAGGAGTTGAGGAAGTGGTGCAgtaa